From the Papaver somniferum cultivar HN1 chromosome 2, ASM357369v1, whole genome shotgun sequence genome, the window taaAACTTACATAGCAGGCAAGCGGGCAATAAACTGCGCTgcaagccctttttgaattgcaaaaccTATCCTTTTAAAAATAAACTCTCTCGAACCGGGAGTCATGACATTGCTACGCATGACTTTTTGAACTCTCGTAAGAAGTCCAACCGCCTCTGGAGCCAAGTACccaaaagtatcaaaagcaaaaggGATAAAAGCATGTCCATTATCGACACACGCTTTCTCATGCTTTGTTATCTTACCTGATGCTTCCTTCATGCTTTTATAGTTAAGTAGTTTATTGTCATAAAGAATTATTCATGTAGCTTGGAGGTTGAATAATAACTGTAGATTGTAAATAGAATATCAACTAATTTTGTTGAGATATTATATTATTGACTAAATACAATAAGAATACAACCATTTCAAGTGTCAATCGCACTTCAACGCTTCTTTTTGCAATACAACAACGTGACTCCGATTCTTTTAAGTGCACTACAAACCATTAGGGATGAGATACAACTTGATTTGAATttcaaagaaaaacaaaccaaTATTGGATCATATTTAAAGAAAATTTAACATGTTtgaaattcattttttatttttatagcaACATTATTATTTAATACATTATTTGGTACCTATTAATTCTTAAGAGGAACTTTTGAAAtgcattattttatgattttatcgaatttattattttagtattaaGGGCCCGAGTCGGaccagtaattttttttttattttaaagaaaatattatattatcgagtattactTTAAAGAAGTTATACTATGTGAAAACTTAGAAGGGGTTTGTACAAATAGCTTGCTTGATCATGATAGAAAACCCAAATTTGGCGTGATGGTGTGTCATTCTCTGGATGCGACAAAACCTGATTTTGAATATTCTCACATTTGTCTTGCAGAAGTATTTTGTCCTCTCTATAGTGGGACTGATTTATAGTCCCTGGATGATAGCATCTTATATGTATTGATATGGACATAAGGGTTGTATCACGTCGTCATAGAAGAAGGATATTGTGCCCGAGGCTCGGCCATGAGAGTTGCGGCTCAGTCTAGAGATCTGATTCTTCCTCATGTAGCTTTAGTGAGAAGTATTTGGCTTGGGACATTCCGAATTCTACCAATTTGTTACATGTTCTGAAATCTTTATGTCGATGACGTAAGAGTTTGTCACCTAGGAATTAGATATTTTGGCCGCCTCATGTTGGTCTCATATGTGTATAATTAACGGTTGTTCGTCAGTCCCCACTTTGTTATATGAATAGGGATTCTCATCTACTAAAGAGATTTGATCGTTGGGGGTAAAACCTCTGTATTTTTCGAGATTGAGCCTTCAGGGATGAGACAAAGTCGTTGTTCAGTCTTTGCTAGATGTCTTGATATGCACTCATGTGAAATTCCGTTGCAAATTCTCTGTTGAAATCTATTCTTCAGGGAGAGTCAACCGGACTTAAAAGTAGTAGACACCTTCTGGGACTAGGGGAGATGTATCTGTCCGCCGTATCTTTTCTTCCAGTCATCACGTCTGACTCTGACTTATGGGAAAACTTGTTGATCCGGTTTTTAGAGAGAAGAACTTTAACTGCGAGAACTTCTAGGAGGCATCTAAATGGGTAGCGTGTGTCCTGGAGCAACGACCTAGGATCCTTCCATTTTTTACTTCAGTGAAAGTAGTTGGTTGTGGTTGTATGTCGAGTAATGAAATTTTATCTGGATTGTTGGCCTCACGAATATcacttcatatttattttccctTGATAGATTTGGATGCAAATATACTCTCCTTCTCCATCTTAGGTGAACGAGGTCCCATCGGAAAATGATACTGGATAGGCATTGGTGTAGCTGAATTGGAGGCTCATCGAGACTTGGTGGTACAATTGCTAGGGCTAGTTCCTCTTCTTTCTGACCGGACGGGTATTGAGGTAGCATATCGACTAACAACTTTTTTCCTTCGGATAAAGTATGAGATTTGTCTTGAGAATTACTCACGAACTATACTTTTCCCCTTTATAGTCATGACACTCTGGAGCATGAAGAGCGACAAGCTGTATCTTGGTTGGATATGGCGGTTTATGACCATAGGTGGCTCTGCAATGTTTTTGACTAGGTCATGATTTTTTGGAGCCTTTCCAAGTGTTTTTTAACTTTATccttgtagatggtgaaatttggataagggcaaaagtgtcatttcaaccgTATAGACAGAATTCAATTCTCACGGAAGAAATTAAGCCCTTGGACCTCAAGGCATCCTTTGCCACGATTTCTaatatacgtccccgcgagacattGCTGGTCGTGtgccgtgattcctagcgcacatcctcgaagagatactgctggtcacgtaggttatgTGGAGCGTAAAATGTCCCcagtagacttatgaaccagaacagccaCAATTAAAACATATCTTCGCGAGACGTAGATGATTGTGATGCCATAATTCCTAGTGTACATCCTCAACAAGAtgttgctggtcatgtaggctctgtagatgcgtaaatacgtccccgacggacttatgacccagagcggagatatacatatctcctgtaagcacgactcaccctatttgagatcaaggactgattcctagtacatcatcgcgagatacactggttatgTCTGCTCtgggctctgactcgacttactgaggtttctgaataactcctaggacatccccacgagatacgctggttattctacatctgggccctttcgacagactcctagagcatcctttcgagatacactggtcttgttgccTCATCATATaaacacacagttgattcctagcacatttatgcaagatacgctggtcaaatataagtgagccaaagtctcgcagaggcatttatcgggcgtacaaagccttttctATTTCTTTAGGACGAGTCCCAGATGACCACAAAGAGATtcagatccgttaagaaaatcttcgtagagattttgatccgtctgcaaaatctcggagagattcaaacctctctgcaaaatctctgagagattcatatctctctgaaaaatctcggagagattcatacctctctgcaaaatctctgagagattcaaatatctctgcaaaatctcggagagattcatatCTCTTTGCAAAATAtatgagagattcaaatctctctgccaaatatcggagagattcaaatcgcTCGGGAAATCTCAGATATGGCTGAATATTCTCCATGGTAGGCACGAGCCTCATGTAGGAATTGAGTCTCCTCTCCACACGAATTCTGAGGCATCCCATGCCTTTTCACATGACTCATCCTAATCATTCTTACAAATCGGAGACTATCTCTCTATCTCggacaactcggctaaagagaatatttctctctcttaacACGTCATCACAAAAGCTGACTCAACTTCACACTAatgggggataacaattagggttttggtatagcggtctacgacacgtgtgagaaatacccgacttatttctcaccgcagaagagagtaaagtcGGTGGAATAATTAGATAAACTCAAGCTAGTTTATCTttatctattcctgaagagacggaagaattgctccgcacggcacggcaagcaatccttatcttcactgacctgagattagagaattcaactaTAATAGGTCCTTTATTTCTCCAAGCTACAAGGATCTTTCTGATAACCTCTCAtaacaattcttcttcaaaccctagaattctctgatctctctcttcatctgcccCCTTCCTAAGACCATCCCTAAATATCTTCCTTGTGACTGAAGAAGCCTTTGAACGGCCAcagtgcgtggtttaggcgaagactgctCATTCTCAACCTCCCATAAGTCACTTtcggaaaccctagaatcccacttctaatgtctctcagattttaggtaactacattttggcgaccacagtgggaggttgttcactcagttacaGATATCAATCATGGTCTCTTAGGAAGGAAGAAGATTCCACTAATCCAAACATATAAACGTTCCATTAATTCAGTTTCTGTAAATTCAATACAGGTTTAACCGAGAGAGTTATCCCTACcagcactttctctctctttcgagtttgaccttagtgaataAGTTAGTGCATCCCAAATCACATGAATCTCTTCCTGCATAGAAAAACGGCCTAgtaacctattttcataaaaatctacTCCTAATCCTTGAAAACGTTGGATACGGACTTAGGAGAACTCCCAGAGAATTAACAGAATCTTGTAAAATCTCAGATCGACATCTAGACATATCTGAAAACGCCTTTAGAGTTACCAGTAGGGACAAATCCAACAAATCTAGATCGAGTACACGTTTCCTAAACAAGGAGTACTAAAACTGCTGAGAATAGCATTACTAGATGTTTCCTGCAATCGACCTCACCGGAGAAGATAAAGCTCATTACGAACGCGACAGAGCAAAGGAGCGACCATCCAGCCGACCTTATCAGTCTAAAGGACCTCAAGGACCATATGATGCTCTAAACTTGGAGATTCTGACGAATATTTgctccaaaattcgtttaggtcaagggACCTCAACCTGATCATAGGGGACtcgggaagtttacttcactttactatttttcttataactctttcattatGTATCAGATTGACCTAGTTTTTTTTCTCTCGGATTTGTATTTTCGTCGTTTATAGGATAAACTTAGCAAAAACTTGGAAAGGTTCCAAAAAATTCGTGACCTAGACAAAAGCTTTGCAGAGCCACATAAGATTATAAATCGCCAGCCGAGATGCATCTTGCGTTTTCGTGTTTCAGAGGATCATGACCAGAATGCGACAAAGTATACGATGAGACTAGCTTCCAAGACATTAATCGGAAAACGCTCATAATTATCTGAAGATTCAAAGTCGTCGGTCGATATGCTATCTCAACACCCGTCCCGTCAGAAAGAAAAAGAGTCCTAGCAATTGTGCGACTAAGTCTCGATGAGCCTCCATCTCGGCTATACCAACGATTATCCAGTATCATTTTCCGATGGGACCTCAGTTCACCCAAGAAGGAGAAGGATAATATCTTTGCACCTGAACCTACCAAGGGAAAATAAATCTGAAGTGTCAACAATTCAGATAAAACTCTGTTACTCGACATACAACTACAATCATCTACTGTCACTGaagtaaaaaaagaaaaggatcCGAGACCATAGCTTCAGGATACACGTTACTCATTCAGGCGCATACTAGCAGTTCCCTCGGTCAAAGTCTCTTCTATCAGGAAAATCCAATTGACAAATTATTCCATGAGTCAGTCTTATACGCGGTGAGCAAAGGACAAGATATGATGATCACATACAATTTCCTCATGTCAAAAAATGACTCCTCCATGTGAAGAATTATCTAGCAGATTCCTAGAGAACTCTTCcagcaataaaacaaacaaaaatcgaCTACGCAGTTGGACCTGAATGTATCTATTACCCTAATTGTACCAGAAGGCATATACTACTCTCAAGTTCGGTTGAGCATCCTcccaaaagaagaataaatcttAACGGATAATTTTACTACAGAAGTTCACATGAATCCCTGTCAAGACACCTTGTAGAGGCggaacaacaacttcatcttgttaACAAAGACACATGCGGCAGTATCTCTACATGACTCTCCAAGGACGTCTCCATCCCACAGATTATCGCTTTCCCGCCTTGAAGACTCAATCTCGTATGCTACAAGGGTCTTACTTCATTTTCCAAACATCCCGAGTCAATGGGAATACCTAGTCTTATATCAAACTGGGGACTAACGGAGAATCATGCGTCACATACCTGCACGGCCAACAGGAGGTGGCCCAGACATCCAGTTTTCATATAACAGATTAAGAAACGATCAGCACAGGATTCTCAAAAGATCGGGACTCATCAAGACCATTCAACTCCCCAAACTCACAACACAACATGTTATTACTTGGGATTAGGTAATTAGAGATCGAACTTTAAAATCGTGAAGGGGACTTATCTCGTGAAATCACGCATCTCTCTAGTCTCATTGAATTCTTATCCGTCAGCATCTGTGCTCAGCAATtgcaactagggctgcacatacccgacccaacccgccgacCCAACCCGCACCCGACCAAAAAtacccgcacccgacccaacccgccgaggcatgggtcgactatgggtgaggcacgccagaacccacctattttgggtcggttgcgggtagaaacttccgtcacccgaaccgacccacccaccCGCCCAAAACTAACGTAGGATCCTGACCCTTAGATCTAACCTAGGATGGATTATCAGAGCCGTTGAATTTATGTATAAAAGACCTAACTTAACCTAACCTAATCGCAatctccttctcttctcttctgcgGCCTCTCCCTCTTCTgagtcttctctccttctcagacagACTCATCTCCATCCAAGTCTCCaactccattcttttttcttctctcagTCTCAGATTCTCTTTGTGGATCATCGGCATCACCAGAAGCAAACCAATAACGGAAGGTAAGATTAGGAACTCAGTAATTTTcagtttagggtttatctgtttagggtgttgttttttaatttcagtttggaatgaattggtatgatgttgttttttaatttcagtttaatcagtagattcaaaggattcttgaatgtttatgtgtttagggtttgtcaagattgaagaactgaatctgaatctaataccatttattttattcttgaaTGTTTATGTGTCAAGATTGAAGAACAGAACCCAGCTATCTTCTTTTACCCAGGTTTGTTCCTCTTTATCATTTTTCAgaatttgttttctttgttttgcatAGGCATGCATCCATTTTATTTGCTTCCAAAACCCCAAATTCACAAAATATCTTTCCGTTTTAAGCAATTTGAGGAAATTTCAGGGTTTAGATTTATAGGTTGATCATTTACTCTGTTTTCTAAAAatgtgtttttcatttttttgacaaGTAGGACTTACTTGAGGAAATGAAACCAAACCACTGAGATAAATTATTTCAAATTTACTGTCAACTGATGAAGTTTGAATTTCTTTGTTTCAGTTGGTAAATAAATCATTCTTTACCTCTCAAACTGCATCCACATTACAGTCATTGCCAGAATCTTCTCCTACTTACAGGTAATTTCACTATTAATTTTACCTTTGATGATCAATTTACCACTTCCTCTTTGATAATAGGTGAAAACATTTTTACTGTTTTGATTATTTAGGTTCATTTTATATGTCCTTTCCATTTTATGGTTTGTTCACTTTGTTGTTTATCTGAatctaatgtttttttttattccatggtagggtttgtcaagattgaagaactgaatctgaatctaataccctttattttatttttccatgttagggtttttcaagattgaagaactgaagtttAGTTCATTGGAGCTTGAAGAAGAACTGGTCAGAGACTCAGAGTTGGTTTAAGaagaactaagaaggtatatccaactatgaaattgttttgattatttaggttccttttatatgtcctttccattttatggtttgttcactttgttgtttatctgaatctaatgtttttttttattccatggtagggtttgtcaagattgaagaactgaagttcagttcattagagtttgaagaagaactaatcagagttggtttaggaaaactaagaaggtatatccaactgttttgcttattttggttccttttatattgtttaggtgaagtttgatagaatctcattgagcatgataaaaatggtcctagcggtgaatcgcaaaagctacttgtagctcattctctctttgttgagaggatgtttctgtcgttAACATAAGGCCTTCGGCAACCCTACCGCTAGGACTCAGTTGAAGCTACATGTTAGAATTACCTAGTTTATATGGACTGAATTGATTACCTAGCAATTTCTAATTGATTTTTTAAATCAATCTCAGTTCTTTAGTACAACCTAGTtaatttatttggtatttgaactAAGTCATGAGTATTTTGTTCAATTCAGTatggtgttagtactttcaattgtttcttttgtgcagGTTACCATGGTTGAAATCTCAGAAGATGATTCTGCTTCTAATCTTCCAATTATACATGGAGTGGCATCACAAATAGGACCTCCCCCTCCACGTCCACCGCGTTCTGGACAAGTGCATGGACCATCAGCAGGGACAGGGAGTACCGCTGGCTCATCTACACCAGCTTCTGAACCTTCACATGCTTGTGGCGCAGGTGAAACATTAGATAATAATCCTAATGCTGGTGTGAAGAGATCAAAGGTATGGGATCACTATGATATTTATGAAAATGGTGAGAGAGCGAAATGTAAATATTGCAAAAAGGCTAATTACAAGATTGGTAAGAAAAATTTGGATGGTAAGAAACATGGGACTTCTAATCTCCAACATCATTTGGATAAGTGTCAGAAGTATAAGAATGAAATGAATGAGGCTAGAGCTGACGGACAACAAACACTTGAATTCCAGCCTTGCAAGCTTggagaggaaccacagttggttgGGGTGTCTTTTTCTCAAGATGCGTGCAGGAGAGCGCTGATTAGATTTATCGTTACCGATGAAATGGCTTTTAGAATTGTTGAAGGTGAAGGTTTTATAGCTTTTTGTAAGTATCTTGAGCCTCGATTTAAGCTTCCAAGTCGTATGACAATATACCGTGATGTGTGCAAGCTGTTTTTGACAGAGAAGGCTAATCTGAAAAGTTATTTCAAAGCAAACAAGATAAGAGTGTGCCTTACTACTGACACTTGGACGTCATCGCAGAATTACAATTATATGGTAGTGACTGCGCATTTCATTGATCATCATTGGAAACTACATAAAAGAATTATCTgtttttgcttgattgatagccaTGAAGGTACAAATATTGGAGAGGCTTTGGCGAAATGTTTGCTAGACTGGGGACTTGAAAAGGTTTTCACTGTGACGCTTGATAATGCGTCTGCAAATAAAGTTGCTGTTGACTATTTGAGGAAGAGAGTTCAGAGTTGGGGTTCTGCATTACTCGGAGCTAAACATTTACATGTTCGATGTGCGGCTCACGTACTTGCACTTGTTGTGAAGGACGGTATGAagaagtatcatacatcacttctCAGGATCAGGGCAGTGGTAAAATATGTCACGAAATCTCCCGCAAGATATAAAAGGTTTACGGAGGCTGCTGTGTCGGAAAGAATAGATTGTAAAAAGGGTCTGATATTAGATGTGAGAACGCGGTGGAATTCTACTTACTTAATGCTTGTTGCTGCTGAAAGATATGAAAAGGCATTTGAAATGCTACGTGAGTTGGATAAGGCATTTTGTGAAGAGTTTTGCTTTGATATTCCAGTACCAGATAATATTATGGGTGATGGTGATGACACTGTTGATCTTGATGCTGATTATGATCTGGAatcagacaatgaagaagaacttgatactactgaagaagaagattctgCTGCTGTCaggaaagccaagaaaaaaaacaGGCCAAAAGTGCATGCTCCTGAACGATACGATTGGTGCAACGCGAGAGTTCTGATTAAGTTTCTACAAGTATTTTATGAAGCAACTGTTGCATTTTCAGCTTCtacttatgttacttctcattctTTCTTATTGGAACTTGGCACTGTTCGTCAAGAATTAGAAGAATGGAAAAATACACATGAGGACCCTTTCTTAAGCCACATGGGTGCTGTAATGTTGCTCAAGTACAACAAATATTGGGGAACATACCGAAATATGAATTCGTTGATGTTTATGGCTGTACTTCTTGATCCACGAGAGAAAGAACATGGATTATTTGTgactgttgaagatttaattgtgcattatgacccagcaatgaagaaaaaacttgtagaaaaatgggttgaagaagttctgaaaaaTTTTGTGGAGCTGTTTGCAGCTTATAAAGCAGAAAATGTTAGATGTGcagtatcttcatcagaatctgtGGGCGAGACTAATTCCACTTCTACTCAAAGTTCTTCGAGTTTTGGAAGTACTATTTCTAGCAAGGCCAAGTATATGGCGGGAAGGAATAAACGAAAGCATCAATTGAGTAATGTGGAGGACATTGGGAGATCTGAGGTAGAAAGGTACTTGGCTGAACCGATCTACACACCCACAAATGAAAATGCTACTTTTGATATATTACAATGGTGGAAGGTAAATGCTGCGAGGTTTGACATTTTGCCACTTATGGCTAAAGATATATTTGCTATTCCCGTTTCTTCCGTTGCTTCAGAATCAGCATTTAGTACCGGAAAAAGAATTTTGGATCCTTTTCGAAGCTCCTTAAAGCCCAAGACACTTGAGGCCTTAATTTTGTTACAAAATTGGTTACGAACACCAATAGACATGGATTCATATACCCTTGGAGTCGAGGAGGAGGAGATTGATATTGCTGAGTCTGGTATGTCTAAATTTTCCTTGGCtctattgttgttcatgacactgTGAGTTTTACTGCAGCATGTTTATTACATGAAAGTACATGGTTTACTAAACATAATGCATGCTATGTGAATAGATTAACTGCCCTGTTATGTTAACTGCCCTGTTATGTTAGTAATCTATAACAAAAATCTTTTGAAATCCGAAGATCACTCATAGTTATCTCTATATCAACATGTCAGAGGCATTGTCACAATGTCGTGTACCTCATATCAATTGGATTTCTTAAATTCAGttatctgtttgatgtttgttatacTGTTTTCTATGGTTTGAGAATCTTGAAATTTGGCTTTTCAAATTTTGCTTTGATCTGTATATTGTCTGTTATCTTGATGTTCTTAGTATTAGGATATTTTATATGTTCTTATAGTTGAATTTGGATGTTGAGATTATGATGAAGCTGAGTTATTCAGTTTAattgttcatttgaatcatttcgcttgcagagctattcAGTTTCAGTGACCTTGCTTCTTCTTCTATCGTCATAGACTCATAGACAAGGTAATGACGCCAAGGCCCAAGGGTCATTGTCAGTAGCTTGATATTTCTGAGTTCATCTTTGTTACTGTAACTAATTTACAGACTTCGTTTTATTTCAGGCTTTcagccattcggaggtaaaacaTCCACAAACTTGCAGGCTTGCAGCGACTCGCTGTTGGTCGCTTTATATGATATTAGGCTTTAGTATAGTACGCAATACTCAATAGTAAtgcactcttttatcttttgagctttgaacaaTTGAACTCTGTTCCTTTTTATTGTTAGCTTTATCAACTTTGTTATACACTTATACTGTTATACAGTTATACACTTATACTCAATAACTCTGTTCCTTGTTAATGTAATGTACtaatgtcattttattttatggtgggtaacccaccacccacccgaccaaACCCGCCGTCACAATGGGTCGGGTGACAACCGACCCATTGTgttgttgggtcggttgcgggtgacaacttctgttacccgccttcagtgggtcgggtggtgggtgaggccaaaaccgacccaaaccgacccatgtgcagccctaattgcAACCATGTCCCGGATCCTAAGTGAAGAtaagatgttttagggttttatacgcGTGCACTAGAACTATATCAAGTAGAATAAGTATTCAAATTATCCCTCAATAATAAACGCATATAGGAGAAAACTAGGGTTCACAATCGGTTTGAAGAGGAGTCTATAGTGTCCATTCTACTCAGACGCGACTCATACTTTAGTCACATGACTCGGCGAACTAAGACAAATGGTTAGAGAATTTGACAACGCGCCATTGATAATAGTATCCTCCCATGTCTCTCCTACCATGTGTTAAAAAGGCATGATGTTTCAATACACGATCCAAGAGATATCATCAAAacacttgaaggaattgttgCTAAATAGATATCGACTCCAAGTTCAACTTCATATGGACATATCACTGGAAAAAAAAAgttcgaaatcctaatttttaTCCAATAGATGAAGGTTGGGTCTTTTTTGTTTGATAGTTGGGGTCAGTCACTGAAATCAGACATCAAACGAAGTTTTTACATCCTCTGGAGTCAGGATCGTGCAAGGAAAATAACTTTTATTACGAATTTAACTTAGGGTATTCACCTACTCGTATACCCGacggagaaatctagggttttcatCAAGTTCAAACTCATGAGGGCCCGATTCCCTTACTAGATGCATATGGAAAAGGTTCAGAGAGAGAAAATATCAACCCTGGATAAATCTTCCTTCGGATCCCCCTAGAGAAAATATCTTCCTTCATGTTCCGCTGCTTCACTTTGGTCTCTGCATCTCGAGCCACCTTCTTAGCATGTTCCATCTCTTCATTTACCATGCTTCATTCTAGATTAAGAAACTCTCTAAAATACGAAGACCTGAACTCAACTCACTCCGACGGATCCTGACAGAATTGAGCCCAAAGATTCTCACGGGTTGTCACCAAGTTTCTCAGGTATACAAAATCATCAGAAGCTAGACCGTTCGGAGTTATCATTCTCATGATATAATCCATCGGTAAGTGTCTTATCTTAAGTCAAGATATGGTTTCTGTGAAATTACCCTCATGCCGGCCAGTTGTCTCTGCACCCGAGTCTCTTCCTGAAATCCCTTTGAAATTGTTGAAGCTTGCCTCATCCGCATTCTACCAAGATTTAACTCGTTCTCACCATGACGAGTGCTCTACAAACAAAGAATAGATCATATAAGATTGGAACGTTCAAATTACATAAGTTCAAATCAAGGGAGCAACAA encodes:
- the LOC113351296 gene encoding zinc finger BED domain-containing protein RICESLEEPER 2-like, with amino-acid sequence MVEISEDDSASNLPIIHGVASQIGPPPPRPPRSGQVHGPSAGTGSTAGSSTPASEPSHACGAGETLDNNPNAGVKRSKVWDHYDIYENGERAKCKYCKKANYKIGKKNLDGKKHGTSNLQHHLDKCQKYKNEMNEARADGQQTLEFQPCKLGEEPQLVGVSFSQDACRRALIRFIVTDEMAFRIVEGEGFIAFCKYLEPRFKLPSRMTIYRDVCKLFLTEKANLKSYFKANKIRVCLTTDTWTSSQNYNYMVVTAHFIDHHWKLHKRIICFCLIDSHEGTNIGEALAKCLLDWGLEKVFTVTLDNASANKVAVDYLRKRVQSWGSALLGAKHLHVRCAAHVLALVVKDGMKKYHTSLLRIRAVVKYVTKSPARYKRFTEAAVSERIDCKKGLILDVRTRWNSTYLMLVAAERYEKAFEMLRELDKAFCEEFCFDIPVPDNIMGDGDDTVDLDADYDLESDNEEELDTTEEEDSAAVRKAKKKNRPKVHAPERYDWCNARVLIKFLQVFYEATVAFSASTYVTSHSFLLELGTVRQELEEWKNTHEDPFLSHMGAVMLLKYNKYWGTYRNMNSLMFMAVLLDPREKEHGLFLFAAYKAENVRCAVSSSESVGETNSTSTQSSSSFGSTISSKAKYMAGRNKRKHQLSNVEDIGRSEVERYLAEPIYTPTNENATFDILQWWKVNAARFDILPLMAKDIFAIPVSSVASESAFSTGKRILDPFRSSLKPKTLEALILLQNWLRTPIDMDSYTLGVEEEEIDIAESGFQPFGGKTSTNLQACSDSLLVALYDIRL